From a single Streptomyces liliifuscus genomic region:
- a CDS encoding aggregation-promoting factor C-terminal-like domain-containing protein translates to MSRISVRGFAVASATAVTAVGAVTGVASGNTASSSDDAEATAAGATLLADIPAGAQAQVQTASLTQQADSQAIAADATAKKDAEESARKQAAKDAVAKQKAAEKAEQEAKERKEAEKVASRSATRDASSFPTQSSYSVAEIQAMARQIVPADQFQCFSTIVDHESSWDYRADNPTSDAYGLMQALPGSKMSSAGADWATNPATQIKWGLGYMNDRYGSPCGAWDFWQSNNYY, encoded by the coding sequence GTGAGCCGGATTTCGGTCCGGGGATTCGCAGTGGCCTCGGCCACCGCGGTCACCGCTGTCGGCGCTGTCACCGGTGTTGCCTCGGGCAACACCGCGTCCTCGAGCGACGACGCGGAGGCAACGGCAGCAGGCGCGACGCTTCTCGCGGACATACCCGCGGGTGCGCAGGCGCAGGTGCAGACCGCATCCCTGACTCAGCAGGCCGACTCGCAGGCCATCGCGGCCGACGCGACCGCCAAGAAGGACGCCGAGGAGTCTGCGCGCAAGCAGGCCGCCAAGGACGCCGTGGCCAAGCAGAAGGCCGCGGAGAAGGCCGAGCAGGAGGCGAAGGAGCGGAAGGAAGCCGAGAAGGTTGCCAGCCGTTCCGCCACGCGTGACGCGTCCAGCTTCCCGACGCAGTCCTCGTACAGTGTCGCGGAGATCCAGGCGATGGCGCGCCAGATCGTCCCCGCGGACCAGTTCCAGTGCTTCAGCACCATCGTGGACCACGAGTCCAGCTGGGACTACCGGGCGGACAACCCCACCTCGGACGCCTACGGTCTGATGCAGGCGCTGCCCGGCTCCAAGATGTCCTCCGCCGGCGCGGACTGGGCGACCAACCCGGCCACCCAGATCAAGTGGGGCCTCGGCTACATGAACGACCGGTACGGCAGCCCGTGCGGAGCCTGGGACTTCTGGCAGTCCAACAACTACTACTAG
- a CDS encoding AI-2E family transporter has translation MSRVPGWLGRLGAGLTAMGDRLNARRAQAEKDDDFGEGDDFGRSNATDRGGKDSAGADTPAASTATANGTPPRPPSPPSDTPVAAPAPAARPDPAAAVPWGMRVAAEAGWRLLVLAGTVWVLMRVISAVQLVVLAFVAALLITALLQPTVARLRRYGVPRGLATALTATLGFVVMGLVGWFVVWQVMENIDNLSDQVQDGIDELQRWLLNSPFHVTEDQIKDIAKSLREAVGANTDEITSAGLEGVTVIVEALTGILLTMFSTLFLLYDGKRIWQWTLKLVPAAARPGVAGAGPRAWRTLTAYVRGTVIVALIDAIFIGLGIFFLDVPMAVPLAVFIFLFAFIPLVGAVVSGALAVVVALVTQGVFTAVMALIVVLAVQQIEGHILQPFILGRAVRVHPLAVVLSVAAGGMVAGIGGAVVAVPLVAVTNTVVGYLRSYSQEPALRTSPVPRGATATGVAPVEHRPPS, from the coding sequence ATGTCGAGAGTGCCAGGGTGGCTCGGCCGGCTCGGCGCCGGACTCACCGCAATGGGCGACCGGTTGAACGCGCGCCGCGCGCAGGCCGAGAAGGACGACGACTTCGGCGAGGGCGACGACTTCGGCCGGAGCAACGCCACCGATCGGGGCGGCAAGGACAGCGCCGGCGCCGACACCCCGGCCGCGTCCACCGCCACCGCGAACGGCACACCGCCCCGGCCCCCCTCCCCGCCCTCGGACACTCCCGTGGCCGCCCCCGCCCCCGCCGCTCGCCCCGATCCCGCCGCGGCCGTTCCCTGGGGCATGCGGGTCGCCGCCGAGGCCGGGTGGCGACTGCTCGTACTCGCGGGCACCGTCTGGGTGTTGATGCGCGTCATCAGCGCCGTACAGCTCGTCGTACTCGCCTTCGTCGCCGCACTGCTCATCACCGCGCTGCTCCAGCCCACCGTGGCACGGCTGCGGCGTTACGGGGTGCCGCGCGGGCTCGCCACCGCGCTGACCGCGACCCTCGGCTTCGTGGTGATGGGGCTCGTCGGATGGTTCGTCGTCTGGCAGGTCATGGAGAACATCGACAACCTCTCCGACCAGGTCCAGGACGGCATCGACGAGTTGCAGCGCTGGCTGCTCAACAGCCCGTTCCATGTCACCGAGGACCAGATCAAGGACATCGCCAAGAGCCTGCGCGAGGCTGTCGGCGCCAACACCGACGAGATCACGTCGGCGGGCCTGGAAGGCGTCACCGTCATCGTCGAGGCCCTCACCGGCATCCTCCTCACGATGTTCTCCACGCTCTTCCTGCTCTACGACGGCAAGCGCATCTGGCAGTGGACGCTCAAGCTGGTGCCGGCGGCGGCACGGCCCGGGGTGGCCGGGGCGGGCCCGCGTGCCTGGCGCACGCTCACGGCCTATGTCCGCGGGACGGTGATAGTGGCGTTGATCGACGCCATCTTCATCGGCCTGGGCATCTTCTTCCTGGACGTCCCGATGGCTGTCCCGCTGGCCGTCTTCATCTTCCTGTTCGCGTTCATCCCACTGGTCGGTGCCGTCGTCTCCGGCGCGCTGGCGGTCGTGGTGGCGCTCGTGACGCAGGGGGTCTTCACCGCGGTGATGGCTCTGATCGTCGTGCTCGCCGTCCAGCAGATCGAGGGCCACATCCTCCAGCCGTTCATCCTCGGCCGGGCCGTGCGGGTGCATCCGCTCGCCGTCGTTCTCTCCGTCGCCGCGGGCGGGATGGTCGCGGGCATCGGCGGCGCGGTCGTCGCGGTCCCGCTCGTCGCCGTCACCAACACGGTGGTCGGCTACCTCCGCTCGTACTCCCAGGAGCCGGCGTTGCGTACGTCGCCTGTGCCGCGGGGGGCTACGGCGACGGGGGTGGCACCGGTGGAACACCGGCCGCCTTCGTAG